From the genome of Vicia villosa cultivar HV-30 ecotype Madison, WI linkage group LG2, Vvil1.0, whole genome shotgun sequence, one region includes:
- the LOC131649974 gene encoding uncharacterized protein LOC131649974 — protein sequence MANSVTVNKKTTKHTFSCSFYREDITPLVRLSTRVTGQNLDEFRKTYGHILLMLTTRIDEWGLYTLLQFYDSELRCFTFQDYQLAPTLEEYAHILQIRVQHKDNWKPNGGTHGFYVKFLMREAETLADKEKWKEFNALLAVMIYGLVMFPNIPNFVDLTAICLFMDQNPVPTLLADTYYAIHSRYGKKGSVGGCLPILYEWFSSHLPKSGAFVTTKDSQKCPQRIMGLTANDIVWYHLRTDIEQVITRCGSFGNVPLIGTKGVINYNPKLALRQLGFVLKDKPLDKEIFESVCFEKGTDPDGLEKVRSAWNKIHTEDRTTLGGKNAIAKKAYTEWVEERVKERLLPFPKVSPLYEQPPEILTATVPAEEYNQVHVENIRVQKRARTEKGERATTVRIEDHQRVIEEAVKKAEEKLKREYREDLRAHKLRVEKEARAEVKSLKKKLEEETTQRVAIKKKLEEEITQRRAVETQLKGSHLRSARLTEENAKLRNQIAEMESTSEKNTLPDCKGCESLVAHCDMLDGQLFRKDVVIQTIAPPPTHRYYTRANHSLQMDQLRDDLIQMRTQVTAQMAQFMEVMQNMADRQEELRIRMDTVAQVVADPPQRNPADIRVNGEPVIGGPGVIPPAANQGNPRGPPQPTLEGQTTQQIRRAAVIPVLEEDRHEDLFPESEWGFPPDAGRMFRGLEERMRAMEGQGLGMDINDLGLVPGVRVPPKFKVPDFEKYKGNTCPKTHVRAYYRKMHVYSEDEGLLMHFFQDSLTGASLEWYMRLERANIRSWRDLVDAFIKQYQYNVDMAPNRTQLQNLSQKANESFKEYAQKWRELAARVQPPMLEREMMDLFTNTLEGQYYSACSASSSFAELVMIGERIESGIKAGRIQNPSTASSSSGAGGKKPYNGFAKKREGETSAAYYGKGKGHVYPQVAAVTIPSTPLQQQPQQQQRHPPRQYQQKSRPPRIFDPIPMTYAQLLAHLLHGDLVQLRTMGPPPAKLPPNYDANAHCEFHSGAAGHDIEHCIGFMHKVQDLLDSKAIEFTPTQGPNVVQNPMPSHGTHAANAIDIVEDIYLVKDVIELGSLLPLLKKELLRMRLYAGCGEFCTDCMVTSSVCDKVKDGIQQLIDSGYLQFEHVRHPKSVKNEINVLSIPYTPTKIPIPARAPPLVITLPGPIPYTSEKAIPWNYGGEVFYQGAKYEIKAPVEKEDVDNVVGIGRMTRSGRIFNPPQNTRDDNAEALAQAKGKRVVEDTVDSGQSSNSEDTVAKEMEEFLKIIKKSEYKVVDQLSQTQSKISILQLLLCSETHRNALLRLLSTAFVPPEISVNQLEGVVSNINAGNGLGFTDADLPSEGRNHNRALHISVECKGTMLSRVLVDNGSSLNVLPKSSLMRLDYSGVEIRPSELTVRAFDGSKRSVFGEVDLPIMIGPQLFTITFFVMDIHPSYSCLLGRPWIHAAGAVTSTLHQKLKFATQGKIVTICGEEEHVVSHLASFRYIDVEGEVHETPCQAFEAVQTIKIPYVENKKLGAPMSSLKEAKAVVESGHPEGWGRVLDLPIKQDKGGIGYQLGQSSSSEASKKPGTFVPIKFSSAGIVKDHICAVDDDVDSDYDIEEWIKPCVPGQKLLNWSSEDIISIALDQKSTSPPDSIDNDLAMPRYDFDNPIYAAEEGDEEDCELPDELARLLKQEEKVIEPHQEPIETVNLGTKETRREVKIGASLNENVKEKLIGMLKEYSDIFAWSYEDMPGLDTDIVVHRLPLKENSPPVKQKLRRTRPDMSKKIQEEVQKQFDAGFLAVTVYPPWVANIVPVPKKDGKVRMCVDYRDLNRASPKDDFPLPHIDVLVDNTAQFSVFSFMDGFSGYNQIKMAPEDMEKTTFITPWGTFCYKVMPFGLKNAGATYQRAMVTLFHDMIHKEIEVYVDDMIAKSHTEEEHLVHLKKLFERLRKFRLRLNPNKCTFGVRSGKLLGFIVSERGIEVDPAKVKAIQEMPEPRTEKQVRGFLGRLNYIARFVSHLTATCEPIFKLLRKNQAIKWDDNCQKAFDKVKEYLQEPPILMPPVEGRPLIMYLTVLENSMGCVLGQHDESGRKEHAIYYLSKKFTDCESRYSLLEKTCCALAWAARRLRQYMLTHTTLLISKMDPIKYIFEKPALTGRIARWQMILTEYDIQYTTQKAIKSSVIADYLAHQPVDDYQSMYFEFPDEDIMCVAETSKSQDQEEGPEPGARWTLVFDGASNALGNGIGAVLTSPTGFHIPFTARICFDCTNNVAEYEACIYGIEAAIDLRIKNLAVYGDSALVISQINGDWETRHPNLIPYREHVVKLAQYFDEITFDHIPREENHLADALATLASMFKVKWDNEAPSIVIKRLDEPAFCGVIDNVPDEKPWFHDIKKFLETQEYPEGASLTDRKTLKRLSAKFFIAGGVLYKRNFDSVLLRCVDRHEAAKIMQEVHEGSFGTHASGHTMARKILRAGYYWSTLEHDCFNHVVVCYKCQVYADKVHVPPVPLNVLTSPWPFAMWGIDMIGEIKPTASNGHRFILVAIDYFTKWVEAASYANVSKQVVTRFIKHHIICRYGVPERIITDNGSNLNNKMMKELCEDFKITHHNSSPYRPKMNGAVEAANKNIKKIVQKMVITYKDWHEMLPFALHGYRTSVRTSTGATPFSLVYGMEAILPVEVEIPSLRVLTDVKLSEADWVQTRFDQLNLIDEKRLAAICHGQAYQKKMKRAFDKKIRPRHFQVGDLVLKKILPIHNDPRGKWTPNYEGPYVVKKVFSGGAMILSTMDGEDFPLPVNADAVKKYFA from the exons ATGGCTAACAGTGTGACCGTCAACAAAAAGACTACGAAGCATACCTTCTCTTGCAGTTTCTACCGTGAGGATATAACACCTTTGGTTCGATTGAGCACCCGAGTTACTGGGCAAAATTTGGATGAATTCAGAAAGACTTATGGCCACATTCTGCTTATGTTAACTACTCGTATTGATGAGTGGGGTCTCTACACTCTTCTTCAGTTTTATGATTCTGAGCTGCGCTGCTTTACCTTTCAAGATTACCAACTAGCCCCTACCCTCGAAGAGTATGCACACATTCTTCAAATCAGAGTTCAACATAAG gataactggaagcctaatggtgggaCCCACGGATTCTATGTGAAATTTCTGATGAGGGAAGCTGAAACCCTTGCTGATAAGGAAAAgtggaaagaattcaatgctctccTGGCCGTCATGATCTATGGATTAGTGATGTTCCCGAATATTCCAAATTTTGTTGATCTCACTGCCATTTGTCTCTTCATGGATCAAAATCCTGTACCCACTCTGTTGGCCGACACTTATTATGCCATCCATTCTAGGTATGGAAAAAAGGGATCAGTTGGGGGTTGTTTGCCAATACTGTACGAATGGTTTTCTTCACATTTGCCTAAAAGCGGAGCATTTGTCACTACAAAAGATTCACAGAAGTGCCCCCAAAGGATTATGGGACTTACTGCAAATGATATTGTTTGGTATCACCTCCGAACGGACATTGAGCAAGTTATAACCAGATGTGGAAGTTTTGGCAATGTTCCTCTCATAGGGACAAAAGGAGTTATCAACTATAATCCGAAGCTAGCACTGCGCCAGTTGGGTTTTGTACTGAAGGACAAGCCGTTGGATAAAGAGATATTTGAGTCCGTTTGCTTTGAAAAAGGAACCGATCCGGATGGTTTGGAGAAAGTAAGGAGTGCGTGGAACAAAATTCATACAGAAGACCGAACTACCTTGGGGGGGAAGAATGCCATTGCTAAGAAAGCTTATACtgaatgggttgaagaaagaGTTAAGGAGCgtctgttgcctttcccgaaggttagccCTCTCTATGAACAACCACCTGAGATTTTAACTGCCACTGTACCAGCTGAGGAGTACAACCAAGTACATGTGGAGAATATCAG agttcaaaaaaGGGCCAGAACTGAAAAGGGGGAAAGAGCTACCACTGTTCGTATTGAGGACCATCAAAGGGTTATAGAAGAAGCGGTGAAGAAAGCAGAAGAAAAACTCAAGCGAGAGTACAGAGAAGATTTAAGGGCTCACAAGCTCAGAGtagagaaagaggctagggccGAAGTAAAGAGTTTGAAAAAGAAGCTTGAGGAGGAAACCACTCAGAGGGTAGCAATcaagaagaagcttgaagaggaaaTTACTCAAAGGAGGGCCGTGGAGACACAACTTAAAGGTAGTCATCTCCGTtccgctcgactaacagaagagaatgcAAAGCTCAGAAACCAGATAGCAGAAATGGAAAGTACATCTGAAAAGAATACCCTCCCTGATTGCAAAGGATGTGAGAGCTTGGTGGCCCACTGTGATATGTTAGATGGGCAGTTGTTTCGCAAGGATGTGGTGATTCAAA caattgCACCTCCGCCTACACATCGCTACTACACAAGGGCTAATCACTCACTGCAAATGGATCAGTTAAGGGACGATCTTATCCAGATGAGAACTCAGGTTACTGCTCAGATGGCTCAGTTCATGGAAGTCATGCAAAACATGGCTGATCGCCAAGAAGAACTCAGAATCAGGATGGACACAGTTGCTCAGGTTGTTGCGGACCCCCCGCAAAGAAATCCTGCTGATATTCGTGTCAATGGTGAACCTGTGATCGGAGGACCTGGTGTAATTCCTCCTGCTGCTAATCAAGGTAATCCCCGTGGGCCTCCCCAGCCTACTCTTGAAGGACAAACCACACAACAAATCAGAAGGGCTGCTGTTATCCCCGTGTTGGAAGAGGACCGACACGAGGATTTGTTTCCTGAAAGTGAATGGGGGTTTCCACCGGATGCTGGAAGGATGTTTAGAGgtctggaggaaaggatgagggcGATGGAAGGCCAAGGATTGGgtatggatatcaatgacttgggttTAGTTCCTGGCGTCCGTGTGCCACCGAAATTCAAGGtacccgacttcgagaaatacaagggGAATACTTGTCCTAAGACACATGTCCGAGCTTACTATCGCAAAATGCATGTGTACTCTGAGGATGAAGGATTGTTGatgcacttcttccaagatagcctgactggggcatccttggaatggtATATGAGATTGGAGAGAGCTAATATCCGAAGTTGGAGGGACCTAGTTGATGCTTTCATAAAGCAGTATCAGTATAATGTTGACATGGCACCAAATCGCACTCAGTTACAGAATCTATCCCAGAAAGCTAATgagtccttcaaagaatatgcacaGAAGTGGCGCGAGTTGGCAGCTAGAGTCCAGCCACCTATGTTGGAAAGAGAAATGATGGATTTGTTCACCAACACTCTGGAGGGCCAATACTACTCCGCCTGCTCTGCATCCTCAAGTTTTGCCGAGTTGGTTATGATTGGTGAGCGAATTGAAAGTGGGATTAAGGCTGGTAGAATACAGAATCCAAGTACTGCTAGTTCCTCTTCTGGGGCAGGAGGGAAGAAACCATATAACGGCTTTGCTAAGAAGAGAGAAGGTGAAACAAGTGCTGCTTACTATGGTAAAGGTAAAGGCCATGTTTATCCACAGGTAGCCGCTGTTACTATACCGAGTACTCCTcttcaacaacaaccacaacaacagcAGAGGCATCCCCCACGTCAGTATCAGCAAAAGTCGAGGCCACCAAGAATTTTTGATCCCATACCTATGACATATGCACAATTACTCGCTCATCTCTTACATGGGGACTTGGTGCAACTTCGTACCATGGGCCCTCCACCTGCTAAGCTTCCTCCTAACTATGATGCTAATGCCCACTGTGAGTTTCATTCTGGGGCTGCTGGGCATGATATTGAACATTGCATAGGATTCATGCATAAAGTACAGGATCTGCTCGATTCAAAAGCTATTGAGTTCACCCCTACTCAAGGACCTAACGTTGTACAAAATCCTATGCCTTCCCATGGAACTCATGCCGCAAATGCCATCGATATTGTTGAAGACATTTACTTGGTCAAGGATGTTATCGAATTGGGATCGTTGTTGCCATTATTGAAGAAGGAATTATTGAGGATGAGACTATACGCTGGTTGTGGAGAATTCTGTACTGATTGTATGGTCACCTCCTCAGTTTGTGACAAGGTGAAAGATGGGATTCAACAGTTGATAGATAGTGGGTATCTACAGTTTGAGCATGTGCGACATCCAAAGTCAGTCAAGAATGAAATCAATGTGCTATCCATCCCGTATACTCCTACTAAGATCCCGATTCCTGCCAGAGCGCCGCCTTTGGTCATCACGTTGCCTGGTCCCATCCCATATACTAGTGAGAAAGCAATCCCATGGAATTATGGCGGAGAAGTTTTCTACCAAGGGGCCAAGTATGAGATTAAAGCACCggttgagaaagaagatgttgataatgttgttggcATTGGAAGAATGACAAGAAGTGGTCGTATTTTCAATCCTCCCCAGAATACTCGCGATGACAATGCAGAAGCTCTAGCTCAAGCAAAAGGGAAAAGAGTGGTAGAAGATACGGTAGATTCGGGGCAAAGCTCTAACTCTGAAGATACTGTGGccaaagagatggaagagttcctaaAGATCATCAAGAAAAGTGAGTATAAAGTGGTTGACCAATTGAGTCAAACTCAATCAAAGATTTCGATCTTGCAGTTGCTCTTGTGTTCGGAGACACATCGAAACGCTTTGTTGAGACTTTTAAGTACTGCTTTCGTCCCTCCAGAGATCTCAGTGAATCAACTTGAAGGGGTGGTGTCAAACATCAATGCTGGTAATGGATTGGGATTCACTGATGCAGACTTGCCCTCCGAAGGTAGAAACCATAATAGAGCTTTGCATATATCAGTGGAATGTAAAGGGACTATGTTATCTCGTGTTCTCGTGGATAATGGATCTTCTCTGAATGTATTACCGAAGTCGTCTTTGATGAGGCTGGATTACTCTGGTGTCGAGATAAGGCCGAGTGAATTGACAGTGCGAGCCTTTGATGGGTCAAAGAGATCAGTATTTGGGGAGGTTGACTTGCCAATAATGATAGGCCCTCAGCTTTTCACTATTACCTTCTTTGTGATGGATATCCACCCGTCTTACAGTTGTCTCCTGGGACGtccatggatccatgctgctggggccgtgACTTCCACATTGCATCAGAAACTCAAATTCGCGACCCAAGGAAAGATAGTCACAATATGTGGGGAGGAAGAACACGTGGTAAGCCATCTTGCGTCCTTCAGGTATATTGATGTGGAAGGAGAGGTCCACGAGACGCCTTGCCAAGCCTTTGAGGCTGTCCAGACTATCAAGATCCCTTATGTTGAAAATAAGAAGTTAGGGGCCCCCATGTCTTCACTAAAGGAAGCTAAAGCTGTGGTTGAATCTGGTCATCCTGAAGGATGGGGCCGAGTCTTGGATCTACCAATCAAGCAGGATAAGGGTGGGATTGGATATCAGTTGGGTCAGAGTTCATCTAGTGAGGCCTCCAAGAAGCCCGGAACCTTCGTTCCGATCAAGTTCTCTAGTGCTGGCATCGTCAAGGATCATATTTGCGCTGTTGATGATGATGTGgatagtgattatgacattgaagaatggatcaagccgtgtgtcccgggacagaagcttctcaactggtcatccgaagacatcatctcaattgctcttgatcaaaa ATCCACCTCTCCTCCGGATTCTATTGACAACGATCTTGCTATGCCTCGTTATGACTTTGACAACCCTATCTACgccgctgaagaaggggatgaagaagattgtgaattgcctgatgagttggccagattgttgaaacaagaagagaaagtgatcgaGCCACATCAAGAGCCTATTGAGACGGTGAATCTTGGCACCAAAGAGACGAGAAGGGAGGTTAAAATAGGGGCTTCTTTGAAtgagaatgtgaaagaaaagttgattggaatgttgaaggagtattctgatatcttcgcatggtcttacgaagatatgcctggattagatactgatattgtggtgcaCAGGCTACCCCTTAAAGAAAATTCTCCGCCCGTCAAACAGAAACTCAGGAGAACACGTCCtgatatgtccaagaaaatccaagaagaggttcagaagcagtttgatgcaggttttcttgCTGTAACAGTTTATCCACCATGGGTCGCCAACATTGtacctgtacctaaaaaagatgggaaggtacgaatgtgtgtcgactatcgagatctgaatagggcgagcccgaaggatgatttcccgcttcctcacattgatgtattggtagataatactgctcagttctcagttttctccttcatggacggtttttctggttacaatcaaataaagatggcgcccgaggacatggaaaagacaacattcattacgccttggggcaccttttgttacaaggtcatgccgtttggattaaagaatgctggggcaacctatcaaagagctatggtgactttgtttcacgacatgattcataaagagattgaggtctatgtggacgacatgattgcaaagtcccatACTGAAGAAGAGCACCTGGTTCATctgaagaaattgtttgaaaggtTAAGAAAGTTCAGGTTAAGGTTGAATCCCAATAAATGCACCTTCGGAGTGAGATCAGGAAAGTTGCTTGGTTTCATCGTAAGTGAAAGGGGTATCGAGGTCGATCCCGccaaggtaaaagctatacaagagatgcctgagccgagaaccgAGAAACAGGTTCGTGGATTCTTGGGAAGGTTAAATTATATTGCAAGGTTCGTCTCACACCTTACCGCCACGTGTGAACCTATCTTCAAGCTATTGAGAAAGAATCAGGCAATAAAGTGGGATGACAATTGTCAAAAGGCATTTGATAAGGTTAAAGAATATTTGCAAGAGCCTCCAATCCTCATGCCTCCAGTGGAAGGtagacctttgattatgtacctgacggtcctcgagaattcaatggggtgtgtgctgggtcagcatgacgagtccggtcgaaaagagcacgcaatttattaccttagcaaaaagtttaccgattgtgaatcaagatactcactactcgagaaaacttgctgtgctttggcatgggctgctcgccgactgagacagtatatgttgactcacaccactttattgatttcaaagatggacccaatcaaatatatatttgagaaaccGGCATTGACAGggaggattgcccgttggcaaatgatcttgacagaatatgacatacAATACACTACTCAGAAGGCCATTAAAAGTAGTGTAATTGCTGATTATCTTGCACATCAACCCGTGGACGATTACCAGTCTATGTACTTTGAGTTTcccgatgaagatataatgtgcgTGGCAGAAACTTCCAAAAGTCAAGATCAAGAGGAAGGTCCTGAACCAggggcgcgatggacgctcgtgttcgatggtgcctctaatgcattgggtaatggtattggggctgtgcttacttctccaacaggttttcatattccatttacggccagaatctgttttgattgtactaataatgtggctgaatacgaggcttgcatatatggtattgaggcggccattgatttgaggattaaaaatctcgcagtttatggagattctgctttggtgattAGTCAGATCAACGGAGATTGGGAAACACGCCATCCCAACTTGATTCCCTATAGAGAACATGTGGTGAAGTTGGCtcaatactttgatgagatcaccttcgatcacatccctcgagaggaaaatcacttggctgatgctttggccactttagcatccatgttcaaagtcaagtgGGACAATGAAGCGCCGTCAATTGTGATCAAAAGGTTGGATGAACCTGCATTCTGTGGCGTCATTGATAATGTGCCTGATGAGAAACCATGGTTTCATGACATTAAGAAATTTCTGGAAACCCAAGAGTATCCTGAGGGTGCTTCCCTTACAGATAGGAAAACTTTGAAGAGACTGTCTGCCAAGTTCTTCATTGCTGGAGGTGTGTTATATAAGAGGAACTTTGATTCtgtgttgctcagatgcgtggatagacacgaagcagcaaaGATCATGCAAGAGGTACACGAAGGATCCTTTGGTACACATGCAAGTGGGCACACCATGGCTAGAAAAatattgagagcaggttattattggtcgacCTTGGAACATGATTGTTTCAACCATGTGGTGGTATGTTACAAATGTCAAGTATATGCAGATAAGGTTCACGTACCTCCGGTTCCTCTGAATGTCTTGACATCTCCTTGGccatttgctatgtggggcatcgatatgattggggaaattaagcccaccgcctctaatggacatcgtttcatcctcgttgctattgactacttcaccaagtgggtcgaagctgcttcttatgcaaatgtctctaagcaagtagtgactcgcttcatcaagcaccatataatttgtcgttatggggttcctgagagaattatcactgataatggatccaacctcaataataagatgatgaaggaattatgcGAGGACTTCAAGATCACGCATCATAACTCCTCCCCgtacaggccaaagatgaatggcgcagttgaagcggccaataagaatatcaagaagattgtgcaaaagatggtgatcacttataaggattggcatgagatgttgccttttgctttacatggttatcgtacctcggtgcgtacttccacaggggcaactcccttctcattagtatatggcatggaagcgattcttccggttgaggttgagatcccttcattaagggtattaacagatgtgaagctcagtgaagctgattgggtccagaccagatttgatcaactgaacctcattgatgaaaagagactagcggccatatgccatgggcaagcctatcaaaagaagatgaagagagccttcgacaagaagattcgacctcgacactttcaggttggtgaccttgtgctcaagaagatcctgcctattcacaacgatcctaggggaaagtggactccgaattacgaagggccttatgtcgtaaagaaagtcttctcaggtggcgccatgatcctctcaactatggatggcgaagacttcccactccccgtgaatgccgacgcagttaaaaaatacttcgcataa